In a single window of the Streptomyces sp. NBC_00094 genome:
- a CDS encoding glycoside hydrolase N-terminal domain-containing protein: protein MTSHPRAHSAAEEPADVSRRGLLRAAASLGAVFALSSLPEFTAPAAAAARTAGSLALVPESEAVTLWYAQPGTEAEVIEEGLPVGNGRLGALVTGDPSHDCLVLADATLWTGHANAVLQSDGQFSYDAGGFGTFGMLAKAYLDIPAHTTTAITDYRRTLDMSNGLVTASYKLGGVTYRREVFSSHPDDVIIVRLTQSGGGSYTGSMTLAGTRGETVSRNAQAAEVSFATALPNTLTYATLVKAVGTGGTVSATGAKVTFGNCTEVVLVLSGGTNYKADHSVAYKNTSLVPLTVARAKASRAAAVAGSTLLATHVADFQDLQQRMAVNLGVSTAAQRALDTPARLAARAAGATPDPELEASYLQFGRYLTITGSRGSLPTNLQGLWVDSNEPPWFSDYHNDVNIEMNYWLPDRVGLPECFDALTDYCVAQLPGWRAATTNLFQDPRNRYRNTSGRVAGWTLAFSTNVWGGNGWWWHPAGNAWICNSLYEHYEYTQDTAHLARIYPLLKGACEFWEARLVTMTVAGREVLVDDHDWSPEHGPEDTRGNTYAQELVWQLFANFRAAAALLGNDAAYASTIGGLQDKLYMPQVSATSGWLEEWMSDDNLGDTTHRHLSAHMGLFPGDRINLQDSPAALVTGATKLLEARGLASYGWASAWRALCWARLKHAEKAYDLMLSVLQPTGSAAAGTAINMFDMYRYGSGYIFQIDGNYGTPAAMVEMLVQSRPGRVELLPALPKAWAASGSVTGIGVRGGLTVDLSWSSGQVTSATLRGTAGRSTKVVFGSWSQTVTIPSAGSVTVTPPAQYDVFQLINRNSGRAIDVPNASTSAGTVLIQYTPSSSANQQFRFIPVGGGLYEISTTHGGTPLAWDIGGGSSADGAPLLQWHTSHATNQQWEITDTGDGHVVITCARSGKVLGVTGDSTADLATIEQQTADGGTGQQWRRIGH, encoded by the coding sequence ATGACCTCCCACCCCCGTGCCCACTCCGCCGCCGAAGAGCCGGCGGACGTGTCCCGTCGCGGACTGCTGCGCGCAGCCGCTTCCCTCGGCGCGGTGTTCGCGCTCTCGTCGCTGCCCGAGTTCACCGCGCCGGCCGCCGCCGCCGCGCGCACCGCCGGCAGCCTGGCGCTGGTGCCCGAAAGCGAGGCGGTCACGCTCTGGTACGCACAGCCCGGCACCGAGGCCGAGGTGATCGAGGAGGGTCTGCCCGTCGGCAACGGCCGACTCGGAGCCCTGGTGACCGGCGACCCCTCACACGACTGCCTGGTCCTCGCGGACGCGACCCTGTGGACCGGTCACGCCAACGCCGTCCTGCAGTCCGACGGTCAGTTCTCGTACGACGCGGGCGGCTTCGGCACGTTCGGCATGCTCGCCAAGGCCTACCTCGACATCCCGGCCCACACCACGACGGCGATCACCGACTACCGTCGCACGCTGGACATGAGCAACGGCCTGGTCACGGCCTCGTACAAGCTGGGTGGCGTGACCTATCGGCGGGAGGTGTTCTCGAGCCACCCGGACGACGTGATCATCGTCCGCCTGACCCAGAGCGGCGGCGGTTCCTACACCGGCTCGATGACGCTCGCGGGCACCCGCGGCGAGACGGTCTCCCGGAACGCCCAGGCCGCGGAGGTGTCGTTCGCGACCGCTCTGCCGAACACACTCACGTACGCGACCCTGGTCAAGGCCGTCGGCACCGGCGGCACCGTGTCGGCCACCGGCGCCAAGGTGACGTTCGGCAACTGCACCGAGGTCGTGCTCGTGCTCTCCGGCGGCACCAACTACAAGGCCGACCACTCCGTCGCGTACAAGAACACCTCCCTCGTACCGCTGACCGTCGCCCGCGCCAAGGCCTCGCGGGCCGCCGCGGTCGCGGGCTCGACCCTGCTCGCCACGCACGTCGCCGACTTCCAGGACCTCCAGCAGCGGATGGCGGTGAACCTGGGCGTCTCCACGGCGGCGCAGCGGGCCCTGGACACCCCCGCCCGGCTCGCCGCGCGTGCGGCCGGTGCGACCCCGGACCCCGAGCTGGAAGCCTCCTACCTGCAGTTCGGCCGCTACCTGACGATCACCGGATCGCGCGGCAGCCTGCCGACCAACCTCCAGGGCCTGTGGGTCGACAGCAACGAGCCCCCGTGGTTCTCCGACTACCACAACGACGTCAACATCGAGATGAACTACTGGCTGCCCGACCGGGTCGGCCTGCCCGAGTGCTTCGACGCGCTCACCGACTACTGTGTCGCCCAGCTGCCGGGGTGGCGGGCGGCCACCACGAACCTCTTCCAGGACCCTCGCAACCGGTACCGCAACACCTCCGGCCGGGTGGCCGGGTGGACCCTGGCCTTCTCGACCAACGTCTGGGGCGGCAACGGCTGGTGGTGGCACCCGGCCGGCAACGCCTGGATCTGCAACTCGCTCTACGAGCACTACGAGTACACCCAGGACACCGCGCACCTCGCCAGGATCTACCCGCTGCTCAAGGGCGCCTGCGAGTTCTGGGAGGCGCGACTGGTCACGATGACCGTGGCGGGGCGCGAGGTCCTGGTCGACGACCACGACTGGTCGCCGGAGCACGGTCCGGAGGACACCCGTGGCAACACCTACGCCCAGGAACTGGTCTGGCAGCTGTTCGCGAACTTCCGTGCCGCGGCCGCCCTGCTCGGCAACGACGCCGCGTACGCCTCCACCATCGGGGGGCTCCAGGACAAGCTCTACATGCCGCAGGTCAGCGCCACGAGCGGTTGGCTCGAGGAGTGGATGAGCGATGACAACCTCGGCGACACCACCCACCGTCACCTCTCCGCGCACATGGGCCTCTTCCCGGGCGACCGCATCAACCTCCAGGACTCCCCCGCCGCTCTCGTCACGGGCGCCACCAAGCTGCTGGAGGCCCGGGGCCTCGCGAGCTACGGCTGGGCCAGCGCCTGGCGTGCCTTGTGCTGGGCGCGGCTGAAGCACGCCGAGAAGGCGTACGACCTCATGCTCTCCGTGCTGCAGCCGACGGGGAGCGCGGCCGCCGGCACCGCGATCAACATGTTCGACATGTACCGCTACGGCAGCGGCTACATCTTCCAGATCGACGGCAACTACGGCACACCGGCCGCGATGGTCGAGATGCTGGTCCAGTCCCGCCCGGGCCGGGTCGAGCTGCTGCCCGCCCTGCCGAAGGCGTGGGCGGCCTCCGGCTCGGTCACCGGCATCGGGGTGCGGGGCGGTCTCACCGTCGACCTGAGCTGGTCTTCGGGGCAGGTCACCAGCGCCACGCTGCGCGGCACGGCCGGCCGTTCGACGAAGGTGGTCTTCGGTTCGTGGAGCCAGACCGTGACCATCCCTTCGGCGGGCTCAGTCACCGTCACGCCGCCCGCGCAGTACGACGTCTTCCAGTTGATCAACCGCAACTCGGGACGGGCGATCGACGTCCCCAACGCCTCCACCTCGGCCGGCACGGTACTGATCCAGTACACCCCGAGCTCGTCCGCCAACCAGCAGTTCCGCTTCATCCCGGTCGGAGGCGGGCTCTACGAGATCTCCACCACGCACGGCGGCACCCCGCTGGCGTGGGACATCGGCGGCGGCTCGTCGGCCGACGGCGCGCCGCTCCTCCAGTGGCACACGTCGCACGCCACCAACCAGCAGTGGGAGATCACCGACACGGGCGACGGACACGTCGTCATCACCTGCGCCCGCAGCGGCAAGGTGCTGGGCGTGACCGGCGACTCGACGGCCGACCTCGCGACGATCGAGCAGCAGACGGCCGACGGCGGCACCGGCCAGCAGTGGCGGCGGATCGGCCACTAG
- a CDS encoding (Fe-S)-binding protein translates to MRIGLFATCLGDTLFPDAVRATALLLSRLGHELVFPPDQTCCGQMHLNTGYQREPVPLIRNFAEQFGDTSIDAVVMPSGSCAGCVRHQHMTVADRYGDAALRAGVAAVKDKTYELSEFLVDVAGTVDVGAYFPHRVTYHPTCHSLRMLRVGDKPLRLLREVEGIDLVELPEADACCGFGGTFAVKNAATSSAMLADKLDHVTSTGAAVCTAGDSSCLMHIGGGLSRISSGTRTLHLAEILAATHTAPHALTEAAR, encoded by the coding sequence ATGCGCATCGGACTCTTCGCCACCTGCCTGGGGGACACCCTGTTTCCCGACGCGGTGCGGGCGACGGCTCTGCTGCTGAGCCGCCTCGGCCACGAACTGGTCTTCCCACCGGACCAGACCTGCTGCGGACAGATGCACCTCAACACCGGCTACCAGCGCGAACCCGTGCCGCTGATCAGGAACTTCGCGGAGCAGTTCGGCGACACCTCCATCGACGCCGTCGTCATGCCCTCCGGTTCCTGCGCCGGGTGCGTCCGGCACCAGCACATGACCGTGGCCGACCGCTACGGCGACGCGGCGCTGCGCGCCGGGGTCGCGGCGGTGAAGGACAAGACGTACGAGCTCTCCGAGTTCCTGGTCGACGTCGCCGGTACCGTCGACGTCGGCGCGTACTTCCCCCACCGCGTCACCTACCACCCCACATGCCACTCCCTTCGGATGCTGCGGGTGGGCGACAAACCGCTGCGACTGCTGCGCGAGGTCGAAGGCATCGACCTCGTCGAACTCCCCGAGGCCGACGCCTGCTGCGGCTTCGGAGGCACCTTCGCCGTCAAGAACGCCGCCACCTCCTCCGCCATGCTGGCCGACAAACTCGACCATGTGACCTCCACGGGCGCCGCCGTGTGCACCGCGGGCGACTCCTCCTGCCTCATGCACATCGGCGGCGGCCTGTCCCGGATCAGTTCCGGGACACGCACGCTGCACCTCGCCGAGATCCTCGCGGCCACCCACACCGCGCCCCACGCCCTGACGGAGGCCGCACGATGA
- a CDS encoding LutB/LldF family L-lactate oxidation iron-sulfur protein, translating into MSSTFLGMPARPPRSPYGEGHLRGDQAFPQAAARELGNRQLRDNLHKATRTIRAKRLAVTAELPDWEELRSAGAALKNEAMSRLPELLEQLEAKVTEAGGTVHWARDAAEANALVAELVAATGSREVIKVKSMATQEIGLNEYLESQGVTAHETDLAELIVQLADDRPSHILVPAIHRNREEIRRIFLERIPGVDPDLTSVPAELAAAARAYLREKFMTVPVAVSGANFGIAETGTLSVVESEGNGRMCLTLPKTLITVMGIEKVLPRYADLEVFLQLLPRSSTGERMNPYTTLWTGVTPGDGPQEFHLVLLDNGRTAALADAVGREALNCIRCSACLNVCPVYERVGGHAYGSTYPGPIGAVLTPQLAGTHAAKDDPNASLPYASTLCGACYDACPVKIDIPSLLVELRHQTTERTGRGAEQLAMKAVAAVMGRPKLYRAAQKAAAIGRIAAGRDGTISRLPPPLSGWSESRDTPAPPRRTFRDWYASEEGRRALAAAAEHQDLDETPEGER; encoded by the coding sequence ATGAGCAGCACGTTCCTCGGGATGCCGGCCAGGCCGCCCCGTTCCCCGTACGGCGAGGGCCATCTGCGCGGCGACCAGGCGTTCCCGCAGGCCGCCGCGCGCGAACTGGGCAACCGGCAACTGCGCGACAACCTCCACAAGGCGACGCGCACCATCCGCGCCAAGCGGCTCGCCGTCACCGCCGAACTCCCCGACTGGGAGGAACTGCGCTCCGCCGGAGCCGCCCTCAAGAACGAGGCCATGAGCCGGCTGCCCGAACTCCTCGAACAGCTGGAGGCGAAGGTCACCGAGGCCGGCGGCACCGTGCACTGGGCCCGGGATGCCGCGGAGGCGAACGCCCTCGTCGCCGAGCTGGTCGCCGCCACCGGCAGCCGGGAGGTCATCAAGGTCAAGTCGATGGCCACCCAGGAGATCGGCCTCAACGAGTACCTGGAGAGCCAGGGCGTCACCGCTCACGAGACCGACCTCGCCGAACTGATCGTGCAGCTCGCCGACGACCGCCCCTCCCACATCCTCGTTCCCGCGATCCACCGCAACCGCGAGGAGATCCGCCGCATCTTCCTCGAACGGATCCCGGGTGTCGACCCCGACCTGACCTCCGTCCCCGCCGAACTCGCCGCCGCCGCGCGGGCGTACCTGCGCGAGAAGTTCATGACCGTCCCCGTGGCCGTCTCGGGCGCCAACTTCGGCATCGCCGAGACCGGCACCCTGTCCGTCGTGGAGTCCGAGGGCAACGGCCGGATGTGTCTGACCCTCCCGAAGACGCTGATCACCGTCATGGGCATCGAGAAGGTCCTGCCCCGCTACGCCGACCTGGAGGTCTTCCTCCAGCTGCTGCCCCGCTCCTCCACCGGCGAGCGCATGAACCCGTACACCACGCTGTGGACCGGAGTGACCCCCGGCGACGGGCCGCAGGAGTTCCACCTGGTCCTCCTCGACAACGGACGCACCGCCGCGCTCGCCGACGCCGTCGGCCGGGAGGCCCTCAACTGCATCCGCTGCTCGGCCTGCCTCAACGTCTGCCCGGTCTACGAACGGGTCGGAGGACACGCGTACGGCTCGACCTACCCCGGCCCGATCGGTGCCGTCCTCACCCCGCAGCTCGCCGGCACCCACGCCGCGAAGGACGACCCCAACGCCTCGCTGCCGTACGCCTCGACGCTGTGCGGAGCCTGCTACGACGCCTGCCCCGTCAAGATCGACATCCCGTCCCTGCTCGTGGAACTGCGCCACCAGACCACCGAGCGGACAGGACGCGGCGCCGAACAGCTCGCGATGAAGGCAGTGGCCGCCGTCATGGGCCGCCCGAAGCTCTACCGGGCGGCGCAGAAGGCCGCCGCGATCGGTCGGATCGCCGCCGGGCGTGACGGGACGATCTCGCGTCTCCCACCACCGCTGAGCGGCTGGAGCGAGAGCCGGGACACCCCCGCCCCGCCTCGCCGGACCTTCCGCGACTGGTACGCCTCCGAGGAGGGACGGCGCGCCCTCGCGGCCGCCGCCGAACACCAGGACCTCGACGAGACCCCCGAGGGGGAACGATGA
- a CDS encoding LUD domain-containing protein — protein MTTRDTARDTVLGRVHDALGLAPRSPVAVPRDYRRGRTLPDDERLGLFTDRLVDYQAQVHTCTSAETPATLASVLTRLSASRVGFPAGLDPAWLVDWHGEAVEDRADVPAPDLSALDAVVTASAAGCAETGTIFLDGSADQGRRALTLVPDAHVCVVDLSQVAVGVPEALARLVPERPTTLISGPSATSDIELERVEGVHGPRTLIVVVRTDA, from the coding sequence ATGACCACACGCGACACCGCACGCGACACCGTGCTCGGCCGTGTCCACGACGCGCTGGGCCTGGCCCCCCGGAGCCCCGTCGCCGTGCCCCGCGACTACCGGCGGGGCCGCACCCTGCCGGACGACGAGCGGCTCGGTCTGTTCACCGACCGACTCGTCGACTACCAGGCCCAGGTGCACACCTGCACGTCCGCCGAGACCCCGGCCACCCTCGCCTCCGTCCTCACCCGCCTCTCCGCCTCCCGCGTCGGCTTCCCCGCCGGACTGGACCCCGCCTGGCTCGTCGACTGGCACGGCGAAGCGGTCGAGGACCGGGCCGACGTACCCGCCCCGGACCTCTCGGCACTCGACGCCGTGGTGACGGCCTCGGCGGCGGGCTGTGCCGAGACCGGGACGATCTTCCTCGACGGCTCGGCCGACCAGGGCCGCCGCGCGCTGACCCTCGTACCCGATGCCCACGTGTGCGTGGTGGACCTCTCCCAGGTCGCCGTCGGCGTCCCGGAGGCCCTGGCCCGGCTGGTGCCCGAACGGCCGACCACGTTGATCAGCGGACCGTCCGCCACCTCCGACATCGAGCTGGAGCGTGTGGAGGGCGTCCACGGCCCCCGCACCCTGATCGTGGTCGTCCGTACCGACGCCTGA
- a CDS encoding GntR family transcriptional regulator, with protein MPADDPSVSASGRTGRPAPPPARQVLSDSVYERIKAMVMDHEIAPGARVGIEALARGLDVSPTPIREALARLEADGLVVKRSLSGYRATELLTRDGVEELFEMRMLLEPHAAALAALNADEGQLDVLEAIQEDMQSHPGPSGPYAAYRDFAGLDQRFHDAVAQAAHRPLLADAVERLHSHLHIFRLSSLPHADDPTATEHDRVVRAILRRSADRAAEAMRDHLTRSLERQLSRFDEE; from the coding sequence ATGCCGGCAGACGACCCGTCCGTCTCCGCGTCCGGGAGGACCGGCCGCCCGGCGCCGCCGCCCGCCCGCCAGGTCCTCTCCGACAGCGTGTACGAGCGGATCAAGGCGATGGTCATGGACCACGAGATCGCCCCCGGCGCCCGCGTGGGTATCGAGGCCCTGGCGCGCGGCCTCGATGTCTCGCCGACTCCCATCCGTGAAGCACTGGCCCGCCTGGAGGCCGACGGCCTCGTCGTCAAGCGCTCGCTCTCCGGATACCGGGCGACCGAGCTGCTGACGAGGGACGGCGTCGAGGAGCTCTTCGAGATGCGCATGCTCCTGGAACCGCACGCGGCGGCGCTGGCCGCGCTCAACGCCGACGAGGGCCAGCTGGACGTCCTGGAGGCGATCCAGGAGGACATGCAGTCCCACCCGGGACCGAGCGGTCCCTACGCCGCCTACCGCGACTTCGCCGGGCTGGACCAGCGCTTCCACGACGCCGTCGCCCAAGCGGCCCACCGGCCCCTGCTCGCGGACGCGGTCGAACGGCTCCACTCGCATCTGCACATCTTCCGCCTCAGCAGCCTGCCCCACGCCGACGACCCGACCGCGACGGAGCACGATCGGGTCGTCCGGGCCATACTGCGCCGCAGCGCCGACCGGGCTGCCGAGGCGATGAGGGACCACCTCACCCGCAGCCTGGAGCGCCAGCTCAGCCGGTTCGACGAGGAGTGA